Proteins found in one Oribacterium sp. oral taxon 102 genomic segment:
- a CDS encoding zinc-binding alcohol dehydrogenase family protein, with amino-acid sequence MKAIRLREPWNIACVDLKKPVPKKGEALIKIMMAGICGSDIGAFRGTNGLVSYPRVIGHELAGIIEEIAEDNPKGLKVGDRVVVDPYLYCGHCYPCRIGRTNCCTDLYVLGVHVDGGMAEYFCHPDNMLVKLPEGMSWEEGAMAEPLTISLHGVHRGGVRAGEFCAIIGAGPIGLVAGLTAQAYGAHAIVLDLVQERLDFAKELGIEYTVNSGTEDSASRIAEITNGEMAQLVMECSGANAAVRATLLYVSNAGRITLTGWPKKETSLPTDLITKKEVDIRGARTSAGEFEEALETIIDIEKNPGNYMKVLVRTS; translated from the coding sequence ATGAAAGCAATCAGACTGCGTGAGCCGTGGAATATCGCGTGCGTGGATTTGAAAAAGCCCGTCCCGAAAAAGGGAGAGGCGTTAATCAAAATTATGATGGCGGGGATCTGTGGAAGTGACATCGGCGCTTTTCGCGGAACGAATGGACTGGTGAGCTATCCGCGCGTGATCGGACATGAGCTTGCCGGCATTATCGAAGAAATTGCGGAAGACAACCCTAAGGGCTTGAAGGTCGGGGACAGAGTGGTGGTAGACCCCTATTTGTACTGCGGACACTGCTACCCCTGCCGGATTGGCAGGACAAACTGCTGTACGGACCTGTATGTGCTGGGTGTGCATGTGGATGGCGGAATGGCAGAGTACTTCTGCCATCCGGATAATATGCTGGTGAAGCTCCCGGAGGGGATGAGCTGGGAAGAGGGCGCGATGGCAGAGCCTCTGACCATTTCATTGCATGGCGTTCATCGAGGCGGCGTTCGGGCAGGAGAATTCTGTGCAATCATCGGGGCAGGGCCGATCGGGCTTGTGGCAGGACTTACGGCACAGGCCTACGGCGCACATGCGATTGTGCTTGATTTGGTTCAGGAACGTCTTGACTTTGCAAAGGAGCTGGGAATCGAGTATACAGTGAATTCGGGAACGGAAGATTCGGCGAGTCGCATTGCGGAAATTACAAATGGAGAAATGGCGCAGCTTGTGATGGAATGCTCCGGTGCCAATGCAGCAGTCCGGGCAACGCTTTTGTATGTATCGAATGCCGGACGAATTACGTTGACGGGATGGCCGAAAAAGGAGACGAGTCTTCCGACGGATCTGATTACCAAAAAAGAGGTGGATATTCGCGGAGCCCGCACCAGTGCAGGAGAGTTTGAGGAGGCGCTGGAGACCATTATAGATATTGAAAAGAACCCGGGAAATTATATGAAGGTTCTGGTGAGAACCTCGTAG
- a CDS encoding 3-hydroxyacyl-CoA dehydrogenase family protein yields the protein MRDAVVVIGSGMMGSGIAAMSALGGRRTILFNRSEKNLERGLERAKDCIRLREDNELDTPEESAQALRLLEGSTDLRDALSQAFFAEEAITEDLPLKQQLFREVDQLLPPEYPICSTTSGLRITDIARGCLHPERTVTTHFWLPPHLIPLVEVVIGEHTKHALAEQVRNELRRWKKTPVLVERDLPGQLLGRIFQAILRESIDIVASGLATAEDVDTAIAKGIGMRLAQWGPLQHLDAIGLTLALSVQDSVLPDLCADRQGNPYLRELVSSGKLGAETGQGFYDWSTRNLEQDIQRRNQFIIAALKAVKQIGEAPAEIPAETLK from the coding sequence ATGAGAGATGCAGTAGTTGTAATAGGATCCGGCATGATGGGAAGCGGCATCGCCGCAATGAGCGCACTGGGCGGCAGAAGAACAATTCTGTTTAACAGATCGGAGAAAAATCTGGAACGCGGGCTGGAACGAGCCAAAGACTGTATCCGACTTCGGGAAGACAATGAGCTGGATACCCCGGAGGAATCTGCGCAGGCACTCCGGCTGCTGGAGGGCAGTACGGATCTCAGGGACGCGCTCTCGCAGGCATTCTTTGCAGAGGAAGCTATTACGGAGGATCTTCCGCTAAAACAACAGCTTTTTCGAGAAGTAGATCAGCTGCTGCCACCGGAATATCCGATCTGCTCCACCACAAGCGGTCTCAGGATCACTGACATTGCCAGAGGCTGCCTTCACCCGGAGCGGACTGTCACCACGCACTTCTGGCTTCCTCCCCATCTGATCCCTCTGGTAGAGGTCGTCATCGGAGAGCATACGAAGCATGCGCTTGCCGAACAGGTTCGTAATGAGCTGAGGCGCTGGAAAAAAACGCCGGTTCTCGTAGAACGGGACCTGCCCGGGCAGCTGCTCGGGCGAATCTTTCAGGCGATTCTCCGGGAATCCATCGACATTGTCGCATCAGGACTTGCCACGGCGGAGGACGTGGATACCGCCATTGCCAAGGGCATCGGCATGCGGCTCGCACAGTGGGGCCCGCTTCAGCATCTGGACGCTATCGGACTCACGCTGGCTCTGTCCGTTCAGGATTCCGTCCTGCCCGATCTTTGTGCAGACCGGCAGGGAAATCCATATCTGAGAGAGCTTGTTTCTTCCGGCAAGCTCGGCGCCGAAACCGGACAGGGCTTTTATGACTGGAGTACGCGGAATCTCGAACAGGACATTCAGCGCCGGAATCAGTTTATCATTGCAGCGCTGAAGGCAGTGAAGCAGATCGGAGAAGCGCCTGCGGAAATACCAGCAGAAACATTGAAATAG
- a CDS encoding DUF4832 domain-containing protein: MRQPAKPGRIAGLRFRIVFMLLLAVLLSCCAYTSERPRHIVFPAHPEGMGKNPYIGYAMDSERDAEDRDTDLIYVETSFREISPAERCFDFEALETRCRLKQWQALGKHIVLRFVMDNPSEAAHCDIPDWLRGRLRGGREYSTEYGRGFAPDYTEEALIEAHREAILALGEYFSGYEDPAHRNPDFVAYVELGSLGHWGEWHVLADAGLPEMPLASVRRRYIEPYEAAFPKARLLLRRPFTERPDRAGVYNDVSGNPEGTEEWLSWIAEGGAYDQTGEEDGLRAAGALWESAPVGGELTSAIPLRSMLLRHFNRTRALLMKSHASFLGPMIPLLSEAKEQGALSRGEAARFCRNADRLESSLGYRYRVRALEYFPRTGRLVLTIRNDGIAPIYFSYIPCLYIGAQRLPLSVSLREIPGGEEQALSLSLRELLPDTEAEKTVYFGIENADDPRERLSLPMKDGEDGRYPILTFRERSF, encoded by the coding sequence ATGCGACAGCCAGCTAAGCCGGGACGTATAGCAGGACTGCGTTTCCGCATTGTCTTCATGCTGCTCCTCGCTGTCCTGCTGTCCTGCTGTGCATACACTTCAGAGCGTCCGCGGCATATTGTGTTTCCGGCGCATCCGGAGGGAATGGGGAAGAATCCTTATATCGGCTATGCCATGGACAGCGAGCGGGATGCGGAGGACAGGGATACGGATCTGATCTATGTCGAGACCAGCTTCCGTGAGATTTCGCCTGCCGAGAGGTGCTTCGACTTCGAAGCCCTCGAGACGCGCTGCCGCCTCAAACAGTGGCAGGCGCTCGGAAAGCATATCGTGCTCCGTTTCGTAATGGACAATCCTTCGGAGGCGGCGCACTGCGATATCCCGGACTGGCTTCGCGGCAGGCTTCGGGGCGGCAGGGAATACAGCACGGAATATGGGAGGGGCTTCGCACCGGACTATACGGAGGAGGCGTTGATCGAGGCGCATCGGGAAGCGATCCTTGCGCTGGGAGAATATTTTTCCGGCTATGAGGATCCTGCCCACCGGAATCCGGACTTCGTCGCCTATGTGGAGCTGGGAAGCCTCGGGCACTGGGGAGAGTGGCATGTTCTCGCGGATGCGGGGCTGCCGGAAATGCCCCTCGCTTCTGTGCGGCGGCGCTATATCGAGCCCTATGAGGCTGCATTTCCTAAGGCACGGCTGCTGCTGCGCCGCCCCTTCACGGAACGGCCGGACAGGGCAGGTGTCTACAATGATGTCAGCGGCAATCCGGAGGGGACCGAGGAATGGCTTAGCTGGATCGCGGAGGGGGGCGCTTATGATCAGACCGGAGAGGAGGATGGGCTCCGCGCTGCAGGAGCGCTCTGGGAAAGTGCGCCGGTCGGCGGAGAGCTCACCAGCGCGATCCCGCTCCGGAGCATGCTTCTTCGGCATTTCAACAGGACGAGAGCGCTGCTTATGAAGTCGCATGCCAGCTTTCTGGGGCCTATGATTCCGCTCCTGTCCGAGGCGAAAGAGCAGGGCGCGCTGAGCAGAGGGGAGGCGGCGCGCTTCTGCCGCAATGCGGACAGGCTGGAGAGCAGCCTCGGCTATCGCTACCGCGTGCGTGCGCTGGAGTACTTCCCGCGTACCGGCAGGCTCGTGCTGACGATACGAAATGACGGCATCGCGCCGATCTACTTCAGCTATATTCCCTGCCTCTACATCGGTGCGCAGCGCCTCCCGCTTTCCGTCTCACTCCGGGAAATTCCCGGCGGAGAGGAGCAAGCGCTTTCCCTCTCGCTTCGGGAGCTTTTGCCGGATACGGAAGCGGAAAAGACGGTGTACTTCGGCATCGAAAATGCGGACGATCCCCGGGAGAGGCTGTCGCTTCCCATGAAGGATGGAGAGGACGGGAGATATCCGATCCTTACGTTTCGGGAGAGAAGCTTCTGA